In Mus caroli chromosome 9, CAROLI_EIJ_v1.1, whole genome shotgun sequence, a single window of DNA contains:
- the Susd5 gene encoding sushi domain-containing protein 5 isoform X1, giving the protein MSAGPLWPAPGSLPALCAALLLLALQPPPVRAEGKLFVLGSQNGSQGLDLEAARLSCRSRGAHLVSAAELKRVVRDCASAVCTTGWLADGTLGTTVCSKGSGEQPVSRAVDVRIDSHPVPGTKYNALCIKDEERPCGDPPSFPHTILQGRTGLEMGDELLYLCAPGSVTGHRETAFTLLCNSCGEWYGLVQACGKDEAEAHIDYEENFPDDRSVSFRELMEDSRAEGEKEKAQEDASDETPKQDRLVFTSVSKENIAQEKAFVPTTGSPGAGSSVRTDWPRSRLHRKYSLWFPAETFHKPELGKDEGDETKEPLNARDNYSEEKPAPEESETRLVYATTYSPSEPFVDRNDSKAEDPGVSSSDDSWLDGYPVTDGAWRKGEAGQEDDEDKGDGSVGPDESGLMTPDQPIGKVKEPENVTVTPSESVMHSSISPSQMLDVEALVPGPINVSETESSHTRDVDSTNSQSTIPRRVTTQLSPMVTSPYELVSSTQETVTTTLQPTHKRTPSTDVEATQPPAEVTAPEVQDSFPYLLSEDFLGQEGPGPGASEEKFLPTSAPCVGDECPSFRKGPVIATVVTVLCLLLLLVVAGAVWGYRRCQHKSSVYKLNVGQRQARHYHQQIEMEKV; this is encoded by the exons ATGAGCGCGGGGCCACTATGGCCGGCGCCCGGCAGCCTGCCTGCGCTCTGCGCCGCGCTGCTCCTGCTGGCTCTGCAGCCGCCCCCCGTGCGCGCCGAGG GGAAGCTCTTCGTGCTGGGCTCTCAGAATGGCTCTCAGGGCCTGGACCTGGAGGCAGCTCGGCTCTCCTGCAGGAGCAGGGGTGCCCACCTGGTGTCTGCTGCAGAGCTGAAGAGAGTGGTCCGGGACTGTGCCTCCGCAGTGTGCACAACAGGCTGGCTGGCGGATGGCACCCTCGG GACGACTGTGTGTAGCAAAGGGAGTGGTGAACAGCCAGTCTCCAGAGCTGTGGACGTGAGAATTGACAGCCACCCAGTTCCTGGTACTAAGTACAATGCTCTTTGTATTAAGGACGAAG AGAGACCGTGTGGAGACCCACCGTCATTCCCACACACCATCCTCCAGGGTCGCACTGGCTTGGAGATGGGGGATGAGCTGCTGTACCTGTGTGCACCAGGGTCCGTCACAGGCCATCGGGAAACGGCCTTCACCTTGCTGTGCAACAGCTGTGGGGAGTGGTACGGACTGGTGCAAGCCTGCGGGAAAG ATGAGGCCGAGGCCCACATTGACTATGAAGAaaatttccctgatgacagaTCCGTGTCATTCAGGGAACTCATGGAAGACTCCCgggcagagggagaaaaggaaaaggctcAGGAAGACGCCTCTGACGAGACACCAAAACAAGATCGTCTGGTTTTCACTTCTGTCTCTAAAGAAAACATAGCCCAGGAAAAAGCTTTTGTGCCAACCACAGGCTCACCAGGCGCTGGGAGCAGTGTGCGCACTGACTGGCCACGATCCCGCCTACACCGGAAGTACTCCCTCTGGTTTCCGGCCGAGACTTTCCACAAGCCAGAGCTGGGAAAGGATGAGGGAGATGAGACCAAAGAGCCACTCAATGCCAGAGACAATTACAGTGAAGAGAAACCGGCTCCAGAGGAGTCTGAAACGAGGCTGGTCTATGCCACCACCTACAGCCCCTCAGAGCCATTTGTGGATAGGAATGACAGCAAGGCAGAGGACCCAGGGGTGAGCAGCAGCGACGATTCCTGGTTAGATGGCTACCCTGTGACAGATGGGgcttggaggaagggagaggctggGCAGGAGGATGATGAGGACAAGGGGGATGGGTCAGTGGGACCGGATGAAAGTGGCCTCATGACTCCTGATCAGCCTATTGGAAAAGTTAAGGAGCCCGAGAATGTCACCGTCACACCTAGTGAATCTGTGATGCACAGCTCGATCAGTCCATCTCAAATGCTCGACGTAGAAGCTCTGGTTCCAGGACCCATCAATGTGTCTGAGACTGAGAGTTCCCATACCAGGGATGTTGATTCGACCAATTCTCAATCAACCATACCCCGGAGAGTCACCACACAGCTGTCACCCATGGTCACCTCACCCTATGAACTGGTCAGCTCCACCCAAGAGACAGTAACGACAACCCTCCAGCCGACACATAAACGCACGCCCTCGACTGATGTGGAGGCCACCCAGCCTCCAGCAGAGGTGACAGCCCCTGAGGTTCAGGATAGCTTCCCATATCTGCTGTCTGAGGACTTCTTAGGACAGGAGGGCCCTGGGCCTGGTGCAAGTGAGGAGAAGTTTCTTCCAACCTCAGCACCGTGTGTAGGGGATGAGTGTCCCAGCTTCAGGAAAGGCCCGGTGATCGCCACCGTGGTCACCGTCCTGTGTCTACTGCTACTCCTAGTAGTCGCGGGAGCCGTGTGGGGCTACCGTCGGTGCCAGCACAAGAGCTCTGTATACAAGCTGAACGTTGGACAGCGGCAGGCTAGACACTACCACCAGCAGATTGAGATGGAGAAGGTCTAG
- the Susd5 gene encoding sushi domain-containing protein 5 isoform X2 — protein MSAGPLWPAPGSLPALCAALLLLALQPPPVRAEGKLFVLGSQNGSQGLDLEAARLSCRSRGAHLVSAAELKRVVRDCASAVCTTGWLADGTLGTTVCSKGSGEQPVSRAVDVRIDSHPVPGTKYNALCIKDEDEAEAHIDYEENFPDDRSVSFRELMEDSRAEGEKEKAQEDASDETPKQDRLVFTSVSKENIAQEKAFVPTTGSPGAGSSVRTDWPRSRLHRKYSLWFPAETFHKPELGKDEGDETKEPLNARDNYSEEKPAPEESETRLVYATTYSPSEPFVDRNDSKAEDPGVSSSDDSWLDGYPVTDGAWRKGEAGQEDDEDKGDGSVGPDESGLMTPDQPIGKVKEPENVTVTPSESVMHSSISPSQMLDVEALVPGPINVSETESSHTRDVDSTNSQSTIPRRVTTQLSPMVTSPYELVSSTQETVTTTLQPTHKRTPSTDVEATQPPAEVTAPEVQDSFPYLLSEDFLGQEGPGPGASEEKFLPTSAPCVGDECPSFRKGPVIATVVTVLCLLLLLVVAGAVWGYRRCQHKSSVYKLNVGQRQARHYHQQIEMEKV, from the exons ATGAGCGCGGGGCCACTATGGCCGGCGCCCGGCAGCCTGCCTGCGCTCTGCGCCGCGCTGCTCCTGCTGGCTCTGCAGCCGCCCCCCGTGCGCGCCGAGG GGAAGCTCTTCGTGCTGGGCTCTCAGAATGGCTCTCAGGGCCTGGACCTGGAGGCAGCTCGGCTCTCCTGCAGGAGCAGGGGTGCCCACCTGGTGTCTGCTGCAGAGCTGAAGAGAGTGGTCCGGGACTGTGCCTCCGCAGTGTGCACAACAGGCTGGCTGGCGGATGGCACCCTCGG GACGACTGTGTGTAGCAAAGGGAGTGGTGAACAGCCAGTCTCCAGAGCTGTGGACGTGAGAATTGACAGCCACCCAGTTCCTGGTACTAAGTACAATGCTCTTTGTATTAAGGACGAAG ATGAGGCCGAGGCCCACATTGACTATGAAGAaaatttccctgatgacagaTCCGTGTCATTCAGGGAACTCATGGAAGACTCCCgggcagagggagaaaaggaaaaggctcAGGAAGACGCCTCTGACGAGACACCAAAACAAGATCGTCTGGTTTTCACTTCTGTCTCTAAAGAAAACATAGCCCAGGAAAAAGCTTTTGTGCCAACCACAGGCTCACCAGGCGCTGGGAGCAGTGTGCGCACTGACTGGCCACGATCCCGCCTACACCGGAAGTACTCCCTCTGGTTTCCGGCCGAGACTTTCCACAAGCCAGAGCTGGGAAAGGATGAGGGAGATGAGACCAAAGAGCCACTCAATGCCAGAGACAATTACAGTGAAGAGAAACCGGCTCCAGAGGAGTCTGAAACGAGGCTGGTCTATGCCACCACCTACAGCCCCTCAGAGCCATTTGTGGATAGGAATGACAGCAAGGCAGAGGACCCAGGGGTGAGCAGCAGCGACGATTCCTGGTTAGATGGCTACCCTGTGACAGATGGGgcttggaggaagggagaggctggGCAGGAGGATGATGAGGACAAGGGGGATGGGTCAGTGGGACCGGATGAAAGTGGCCTCATGACTCCTGATCAGCCTATTGGAAAAGTTAAGGAGCCCGAGAATGTCACCGTCACACCTAGTGAATCTGTGATGCACAGCTCGATCAGTCCATCTCAAATGCTCGACGTAGAAGCTCTGGTTCCAGGACCCATCAATGTGTCTGAGACTGAGAGTTCCCATACCAGGGATGTTGATTCGACCAATTCTCAATCAACCATACCCCGGAGAGTCACCACACAGCTGTCACCCATGGTCACCTCACCCTATGAACTGGTCAGCTCCACCCAAGAGACAGTAACGACAACCCTCCAGCCGACACATAAACGCACGCCCTCGACTGATGTGGAGGCCACCCAGCCTCCAGCAGAGGTGACAGCCCCTGAGGTTCAGGATAGCTTCCCATATCTGCTGTCTGAGGACTTCTTAGGACAGGAGGGCCCTGGGCCTGGTGCAAGTGAGGAGAAGTTTCTTCCAACCTCAGCACCGTGTGTAGGGGATGAGTGTCCCAGCTTCAGGAAAGGCCCGGTGATCGCCACCGTGGTCACCGTCCTGTGTCTACTGCTACTCCTAGTAGTCGCGGGAGCCGTGTGGGGCTACCGTCGGTGCCAGCACAAGAGCTCTGTATACAAGCTGAACGTTGGACAGCGGCAGGCTAGACACTACCACCAGCAGATTGAGATGGAGAAGGTCTAG